In a genomic window of Lacrimispora sp. BS-2:
- a CDS encoding ABC transporter ATP-binding protein, giving the protein MKNTGHVKPKDTKKAMVKLLRYIGHYKFSMMFIAILVIISAFSGIMGTYLLKPVINEYILPGNIPGLVRMIFIMGLIYLAGAISCLLYNRMMVHVSQQVVSEIRIDLFRHTQKLPLEFFDTHTHGDLMSHFTNDVDTISEALNNSFTLLIQSFITSAGTIIMLILLDWKLSLIVVFFLLIMLIYIRHNGRLSKKYFAEQQKNLGNINGYVEEMVEGQKVEKIFRHEKQDLKKFCELNEKLRISSTMAATYTGITVPTIVSLSYINYAISACVGGLFALSGLINMGTLASYLVYVRQSAMPMNQFTMQINFLMVALASAEKIFNMMEEEPEWDEGTVTLKRVVQEADGSLKETDVYTGSFAWKVPDRDRGYLLVPLKGDVRFHDVIFGYTGGNRILNGISLYATPGQKIAFVGSTGAGKTTIINLINRFYELNGGTITYDGIDIRSIKKDDLRRSISLVIQETHLFTGSIADNIRYGRLNAFHEDILAAAKIANADSFIRRLPNGYDTMLESDGSNLSQGQRQLIAIARAAISQPPVLVMDEATSSIDTRTEKLIEKGMDALMKDRTVFVIAHRLSTVRNSDAILVLEKGEIIERGSHDELLQEKGKYYQLHTGQFELE; this is encoded by the coding sequence ATGAAGAATACCGGACATGTAAAACCAAAAGACACAAAAAAAGCCATGGTAAAGCTTTTAAGATATATAGGCCATTACAAGTTTTCCATGATGTTCATAGCTATCCTGGTAATCATCAGTGCATTTTCCGGAATCATGGGAACCTATTTGCTGAAACCGGTCATAAACGAATATATTCTGCCGGGAAATATACCCGGTCTTGTGAGAATGATTTTTATAATGGGACTGATCTATCTGGCGGGAGCCATTTCCTGTCTGCTTTATAACCGAATGATGGTCCATGTTTCCCAGCAGGTGGTCAGTGAGATAAGGATAGACTTATTCCGCCATACCCAGAAGCTGCCTTTAGAATTTTTTGATACCCATACACACGGGGATCTGATGAGCCATTTTACAAATGATGTGGACACTATCTCAGAAGCCCTCAACAACAGCTTTACATTGCTGATCCAGAGCTTTATCACTTCCGCAGGTACCATTATCATGTTAATTCTCCTGGACTGGAAGCTGTCATTAATCGTTGTATTTTTTCTTCTGATTATGTTAATATATATTCGTCACAATGGAAGGCTCAGCAAAAAATATTTTGCAGAGCAGCAGAAAAATCTGGGGAATATTAATGGTTATGTAGAGGAAATGGTGGAAGGCCAGAAAGTAGAAAAGATTTTCCGCCATGAAAAACAGGATCTTAAAAAATTTTGTGAACTGAATGAGAAATTGAGGATTTCCTCTACAATGGCCGCAACCTATACGGGCATTACCGTTCCTACGATTGTTTCTCTTTCTTACATTAATTATGCCATTTCTGCCTGCGTGGGCGGATTGTTTGCTCTTTCCGGACTGATTAATATGGGTACTCTGGCCTCCTATCTGGTTTATGTCAGGCAGAGTGCCATGCCCATGAACCAGTTTACCATGCAGATCAATTTTCTTATGGTGGCGTTGGCCAGTGCAGAAAAGATTTTTAATATGATGGAGGAAGAGCCTGAATGGGATGAAGGAACCGTCACCTTAAAGAGGGTGGTGCAGGAGGCCGATGGCAGCCTTAAGGAAACGGATGTTTATACCGGTTCCTTTGCCTGGAAGGTTCCTGACCGGGACCGTGGATATCTTCTGGTCCCTTTAAAGGGTGACGTGCGATTCCACGATGTGATTTTCGGTTATACAGGCGGAAACAGGATTTTAAACGGCATCAGCCTGTATGCCACGCCTGGTCAGAAGATCGCATTCGTCGGTTCTACCGGCGCGGGCAAGACGACAATCATCAACCTGATCAACCGATTTTATGAATTAAATGGAGGAACTATAACCTATGATGGAATCGATATCCGAAGCATAAAAAAGGATGATTTAAGACGTTCCATTTCTCTGGTCATTCAGGAAACCCACTTATTTACCGGAAGCATTGCCGATAATATCCGGTACGGAAGGCTGAATGCTTTCCATGAAGACATACTGGCAGCCGCAAAAATCGCAAATGCGGATTCCTTTATAAGACGTCTTCCTAATGGATATGATACCATGTTAGAAAGTGACGGCAGCAATTTATCACAGGGCCAGAGGCAGCTGATCGCCATTGCCAGGGCTGCCATATCACAGCCGCCTGTTCTTGTCATGGATGAAGCCACCAGCTCCATTGATACACGAACGGAAAAACTCATTGAAAAAGGTATGGATGCCCTTATGAAGGACAGGACGGTATTCGTCATCGCCCACAGGCTTTCCACCGTAAGAAACTCAGACGCCATTTTGGTTCTTGAAAAAGGAGAGATTATTGAGCGGGGCAGCCATGACGAATTGCTGCAGGAAAAAGGGAAATATTATCAACTGCATACAGGGCAGTTTGAATTAGAATAG
- a CDS encoding MqnA/MqnD/SBP family protein — protein MKKVLSVLTAFAVTAALLSGCAKGGTENTQTTSASEKETTSETAEETSEAQKPADSYTLKIGSLKGPTSMGLVKLMDQSEKGDAKGSYDFTMVTAADELLGKIVNKELDVALVPANMASIIYNKTNHEVTVLDINTLGVLYGVSADDSIKTAADLKGKTVYLTGKGATPDYALQHVLKANGLTTDDVTLEYKSEAAEVASILKEKPDAVGLLPQPFVTAAMAQNDALKMVLDLTKEWDATAGENGGSLVTGVTICRNDVIKDHEEAIAAFMAEHKESAEFANANVAETAALVAAAGIIEKAPVAEKAIPYCSITYVDGDQMKSLLSGYLKVLFDMEPSSVGGTLPADDFYYMP, from the coding sequence ATGAAAAAAGTATTATCAGTTTTAACGGCGTTTGCCGTAACGGCTGCCCTTCTCTCCGGCTGTGCAAAGGGCGGCACCGAAAATACCCAGACAACCTCTGCCTCAGAAAAGGAAACTACCTCTGAGACAGCAGAAGAAACGTCTGAGGCCCAAAAACCTGCCGACAGCTATACCTTAAAAATAGGTTCCCTGAAAGGGCCTACCTCCATGGGTCTTGTAAAGCTGATGGACCAGTCCGAAAAAGGCGATGCAAAAGGCTCCTATGATTTTACCATGGTGACTGCTGCCGACGAACTCCTTGGAAAAATTGTAAACAAGGAATTGGATGTGGCACTTGTGCCTGCCAATATGGCCTCTATCATTTATAACAAAACCAATCATGAGGTGACGGTCCTGGATATTAACACCCTGGGTGTTCTCTACGGGGTATCTGCCGATGATTCCATCAAAACAGCCGCAGACTTAAAGGGAAAGACCGTTTACTTAACCGGCAAAGGAGCCACACCGGACTATGCCCTTCAGCATGTGCTTAAAGCCAACGGCTTAACCACTGACGACGTAACCCTGGAATATAAATCCGAAGCCGCTGAGGTCGCTTCGATCCTGAAGGAAAAGCCTGATGCAGTGGGTCTTCTTCCACAGCCTTTTGTAACAGCAGCCATGGCTCAGAATGACGCCCTTAAAATGGTTCTTGACCTGACAAAGGAATGGGATGCCACAGCCGGTGAAAACGGCGGCAGTCTTGTGACCGGAGTTACCATCTGCCGCAATGACGTGATCAAAGATCACGAGGAAGCCATTGCTGCCTTTATGGCGGAACATAAGGAATCCGCTGAATTTGCCAATGCCAATGTAGCCGAAACCGCGGCTCTGGTAGCTGCTGCCGGAATTATTGAGAAAGCCCCGGTTGCAGAAAAAGCCATCCCATACTGCAGCATCACCTATGTGGACGGAGACCAGATGAAGTCCCTGTTAAGCGGTTACTTAAAGGTTCTTTTTGATATGGAGCCGTCTTCCGTGGGCGGAACGCTGCCAGCCGATGATTTCTACTATATGCCATAA
- a CDS encoding methylated-DNA--[protein]-cysteine S-methyltransferase yields MKYWEVYESKIGPLTLLCDDEALLSIDFGRSEPNEAIKKRTGLIEKTISQLEEYMTGKRKNFDLPLKPAGTEFQKRVWDALLTIPYGETKSYKDIAVQIHNPKGCRAVGMANNRNPIPVIIPCHRVIGANGSLVGYGGGMDIKVKLLELECPDASACNY; encoded by the coding sequence ATGAAGTACTGGGAAGTTTATGAAAGCAAAATAGGACCTCTCACCTTACTATGTGACGATGAAGCGCTTCTGAGTATAGATTTTGGAAGGTCAGAGCCTAATGAAGCCATAAAAAAGCGAACCGGGCTGATCGAAAAAACCATCAGTCAATTGGAAGAATATATGACTGGAAAGAGAAAGAACTTTGATCTGCCTCTTAAGCCGGCAGGAACGGAATTTCAAAAAAGGGTCTGGGACGCACTTTTAACAATTCCTTACGGAGAAACAAAGAGCTATAAGGATATTGCGGTTCAGATTCATAACCCCAAAGGATGCCGTGCTGTGGGAATGGCAAATAACCGAAATCCCATACCTGTCATCATTCCCTGCCATCGGGTGATCGGAGCCAATGGAAGCCTGGTGGGTTATGGCGGAGGCATGGACATAAAGGTGAAATTGCTGGAGCTGGAGTGCCCGGATGCTTCCGCCTGTAATTATTAA
- a CDS encoding AraC family transcriptional regulator encodes MEWIEGLNKSMEYIEEHLTEEIDYEQVVKLACCSTYHFQRMFAYMANLPLSEYIRRRRMSLAAVDLQNGDNKIIDVALKYGYNSPTAFNRAFQNIHGIAPSRLKESGAFIKSYPPIGFKITIKGAEELNYRIEKKESFRIVGTVQPLHREIEKNFEIVPQMWYKAAVDGTLPKLAAMIEGSPAGILGVSVCNDSEEWRYFIAAASTKEIDDTLEEYVVPPFTWAIFSGEGQCPQAIQDLEKRIVTDWLPTSGYEYDNGPDIEVYLNPDPQNSNFEVWIPVVKK; translated from the coding sequence ATGGAATGGATTGAGGGATTAAATAAGTCAATGGAGTATATTGAGGAGCATTTAACGGAAGAGATAGACTATGAACAAGTTGTAAAACTAGCTTGCTGTTCTACTTATCATTTTCAAAGAATGTTCGCATATATGGCAAATCTGCCATTATCTGAATATATCCGGCGCAGGCGCATGTCCCTGGCCGCGGTTGATCTGCAGAATGGGGATAATAAAATTATTGATGTTGCACTTAAATACGGTTATAATTCTCCAACCGCTTTTAACCGGGCTTTTCAGAACATACATGGTATCGCACCATCCCGTCTAAAAGAAAGCGGTGCATTCATAAAATCATATCCACCCATTGGTTTTAAAATAACAATAAAAGGAGCGGAGGAATTGAATTATCGAATAGAAAAAAAGGAATCGTTCCGGATTGTAGGTACGGTACAGCCCTTACACCGTGAAATTGAAAAGAATTTTGAGATCGTACCTCAAATGTGGTACAAGGCTGCTGTTGACGGAACACTCCCTAAATTAGCTGCTATGATAGAGGGATCCCCTGCAGGGATATTAGGAGTCAGCGTCTGCAATGACTCGGAAGAATGGCGGTACTTTATTGCCGCTGCCAGCACAAAAGAAATTGATGATACATTGGAGGAATATGTTGTTCCCCCCTTCACATGGGCTATATTTTCCGGAGAAGGACAATGTCCTCAAGCAATACAAGATTTAGAAAAACGAATTGTGACCGACTGGCTTCCCACTTCTGGGTACGAATACGATAACGGACCAGATATTGAAGTCTATCTGAATCCTGACCCCCAAAACTCTAACTTTGAAGTATGGATACCCGTTGTAAAGAAATAA
- a CDS encoding ATP-binding cassette domain-containing protein has translation MELKVNHLSKSFGSLKVLMQVNLSLRSGQIYCLMGPSGSGKTTFLRILLGLEQADSGSIEGLQGIRASAVFQENRLCQSFTPVDNITMVIPGRSSQNRKQAREELLRLLPEEALSRPVSTLSGGMKRRVAIVRALSVPCDMVLMDEPFTGLDENTKLTVIQYIKEKTRDKLIIISTHQEEDIELLNGTLMKL, from the coding sequence ATGGAATTAAAGGTAAATCATCTGTCCAAGTCCTTTGGAAGCCTTAAAGTGCTCATGCAGGTAAATCTTTCCCTTCGTTCTGGCCAGATCTACTGTCTCATGGGACCCTCAGGATCCGGTAAAACCACATTCTTACGTATCCTTCTGGGACTTGAGCAGGCCGACTCCGGCTCCATTGAAGGGCTTCAAGGCATAAGAGCCTCCGCCGTGTTTCAGGAGAACCGTCTGTGCCAGTCATTTACCCCGGTGGACAACATTACCATGGTAATTCCCGGCCGTTCCTCCCAAAACAGAAAACAGGCCAGAGAAGAGCTTTTAAGGCTTCTTCCTGAAGAAGCCTTATCCCGCCCCGTCTCCACCTTAAGCGGCGGAATGAAGCGCCGTGTGGCCATTGTAAGAGCTTTGTCGGTTCCCTGCGACATGGTCTTAATGGACGAACCCTTTACCGGTCTTGATGAGAACACAAAACTGACCGTAATCCAATACATCAAAGAAAAGACCCGTGACAAGCTGATCATCATAAGCACCCACCAGGAGGAGGATATAGAACTCCTTAACGGCACCCTTATGAAACTATAA
- a CDS encoding purine-nucleoside phosphorylase, whose protein sequence is MNEVYAKLKNCLESVREKTDFVPEIALILGSGLGEYAEEIKVEASIDYKDIEGFPVSTVAGHKGRFVFGYVNEVPVVIMQGRVHFYEGYPMTDVVLPARLMGLLGAKVLFLTNACGGVNKDFKPGDFMLLRDHIASFVPSPLIGANLEELGPRFPDMSDVYSKELQQTIREAAGEEEISLREGIYMQLSGPAYESPAEVQMCRILGADAVGMSTACEAVAANHMGMKVCGISCITNMACGITDQPLSHGEVQETADRVAPLFKRLITASITKIAGK, encoded by the coding sequence ATGAATGAAGTATATGCAAAGCTTAAAAATTGTTTGGAAAGTGTACGGGAGAAGACTGACTTTGTCCCGGAAATAGCTCTGATCCTGGGGTCTGGCCTTGGGGAATATGCAGAGGAGATAAAGGTGGAGGCATCCATTGATTATAAGGACATTGAAGGATTTCCGGTATCAACGGTGGCAGGACATAAAGGAAGGTTTGTATTTGGATATGTAAACGAGGTTCCGGTTGTCATCATGCAGGGACGGGTGCATTTCTATGAGGGGTACCCAATGACGGATGTAGTGCTTCCGGCAAGACTGATGGGTCTTTTGGGAGCAAAGGTCCTGTTTCTGACCAATGCCTGCGGCGGTGTTAATAAGGACTTTAAGCCAGGCGATTTCATGCTCTTAAGGGATCATATTGCAAGCTTTGTTCCATCTCCGTTAATTGGGGCTAATTTAGAAGAACTGGGACCCAGATTCCCGGACATGAGTGATGTTTACAGTAAAGAGCTGCAGCAGACCATCAGAGAGGCAGCAGGAGAAGAAGAGATCAGTCTTAGGGAGGGTATTTACATGCAGCTTTCCGGTCCGGCTTATGAGTCTCCGGCAGAGGTACAGATGTGCCGCATTCTGGGAGCTGATGCGGTTGGAATGAGCACAGCCTGTGAAGCGGTAGCTGCAAACCACATGGGAATGAAGGTTTGCGGTATTTCCTGCATCACCAATATGGCCTGCGGCATTACGGATCAGCCTTTAAGCCATGGAGAGGTACAGGAGACAGCAGACCGGGTTGCACCTTTGTTTAAACGGCTGATTACAGCTTCTATTACAAAAATCGCGGGCAAATAA
- a CDS encoding [Fe-Fe] hydrogenase large subunit C-terminal domain-containing protein, producing the protein MGIIDFKATKCKHCYKCIRNCEVKAVMIRDERAEIMPDKCILCGKCMQVCPQSAKTLVSDLELVKGFIDAGLRTVISLAPSYMGLLSYKTIGQVNGALRKLGFEDVRETSEGAAVVTAEYARLLEEGEMENIITTCCPSVNDLIEIYYPQLIPYMAPVVSPMIAHGKMIKEELGSEVKVVFLGPCIAKKKEAGDPRHDGYIDAVLNFNDISRWLSEEEITIEDCEDVPFTRDPRVNRLYPVTNGVVNSVLATEEGRDGYRKFYVHGSLNCMDLCESMLRGGIKGCFIEMNMCSGGCIKGPTVDDESVSRFKIKLDMEDAIEKEPVPIEELNPVLERISFRKLFMDRAPRDVMPTEVQIQEILKMTGKTRPEDELNCGACGYSTCREKAIAVFQKKAELNMCIPFMHEKSESLSNLVMQTSPNIVLIVDKDMKILEYSAVGEKYFGKTRQEALTMYLYEFIDPSDFQWVYNTHQKIHGKKVTYGEYRISTLQNIIYIEKEDVVLATFIDITKEEEQARQEYEKKLETIELAQKVIHKQMMVAQEIAGLLGETTAETKTTLTKLCRSLLDEGSESEVK; encoded by the coding sequence ATGGGAATCATTGATTTCAAGGCTACTAAATGCAAGCACTGTTATAAATGTATTCGTAACTGCGAAGTCAAGGCAGTCATGATTCGGGATGAGCGGGCTGAAATCATGCCGGATAAGTGCATTTTATGCGGAAAATGCATGCAGGTCTGTCCCCAGTCGGCTAAAACCCTGGTAAGTGATTTAGAACTGGTAAAGGGCTTTATTGACGCAGGGCTCCGGACGGTCATTTCCCTGGCCCCGTCTTATATGGGCTTGTTAAGCTATAAGACCATCGGCCAGGTAAACGGAGCGCTTCGGAAGCTGGGATTTGAGGATGTCCGGGAAACTTCGGAGGGAGCGGCTGTTGTAACAGCGGAATATGCAAGGCTTTTGGAAGAGGGGGAGATGGAGAATATCATCACCACCTGCTGTCCAAGCGTCAACGATTTAATTGAAATTTATTATCCTCAGCTGATTCCATATATGGCTCCTGTGGTATCTCCTATGATTGCCCATGGAAAGATGATAAAAGAAGAATTGGGATCTGAGGTAAAGGTGGTTTTCCTTGGACCGTGCATAGCAAAGAAAAAGGAAGCAGGAGACCCCCGCCATGATGGCTATATTGATGCTGTCCTGAATTTCAATGATATTTCCAGATGGCTTTCCGAAGAGGAAATTACCATTGAAGACTGCGAGGATGTCCCGTTTACCAGGGATCCCAGAGTCAACCGCCTTTATCCGGTTACCAATGGAGTGGTGAATTCTGTTCTTGCCACGGAAGAGGGACGGGATGGATACCGGAAGTTTTATGTCCATGGCAGCCTTAACTGCATGGATCTATGCGAAAGCATGCTGCGGGGAGGAATTAAAGGCTGCTTTATTGAGATGAATATGTGCTCCGGCGGCTGCATAAAGGGGCCAACCGTGGATGATGAGAGCGTATCCAGATTCAAGATCAAGCTTGATATGGAGGATGCCATTGAAAAGGAACCGGTGCCGATTGAGGAGTTGAACCCTGTCCTGGAACGTATTTCCTTCAGGAAGTTGTTTATGGACCGGGCGCCAAGAGATGTCATGCCAACGGAAGTCCAGATCCAGGAGATATTAAAAATGACCGGAAAGACCAGGCCTGAGGATGAGTTAAACTGCGGTGCCTGCGGATATTCCACCTGCCGGGAAAAGGCTATAGCAGTTTTCCAGAAAAAGGCGGAGCTTAATATGTGCATTCCCTTTATGCATGAAAAGTCAGAGTCCTTATCCAATCTGGTGATGCAGACCTCTCCCAACATTGTTCTGATTGTGGATAAAGATATGAAGATATTAGAGTATTCTGCAGTGGGGGAAAAGTATTTTGGAAAGACCAGGCAGGAAGCCTTAACCATGTATTTATATGAGTTTATTGATCCTTCTGATTTTCAGTGGGTTTATAATACCCATCAGAAGATCCATGGAAAAAAGGTGACTTACGGGGAATACCGTATTTCTACTCTTCAGAATATTATATACATCGAAAAAGAAGATGTGGTATTAGCCACCTTCATAGATATCACCAAAGAGGAAGAACAGGCAAGGCAGGAATACGAAAAGAAGCTGGAGACCATTGAACTGGCACAGAAGGTCATTCACAAGCAGATGATGGTGGCCCAGGAAATTGCAGGTCTTTTAGGGGAAACCACTGCGGAGACCAAAACTACCTTAACAAAGCTTTGCAGATCCTTATTGGATGAGGGAAGTGAAAGTGAGGTCAAGTGA
- a CDS encoding MarR family winged helix-turn-helix transcriptional regulator, giving the protein MKRHNVRELLVREEKARKQIVSPLLSNIGLTPGQGHARVLYHLLQKDHVTQKELADRCLFDAATMSRNIDKLQDMGFLLRENNPDCRRSVLISLTEKGVAEAEEVRKVFQQFEELICSGIPEDEIAVFCKVLMKMCDNLEAY; this is encoded by the coding sequence ATGAAGCGACATAATGTGAGAGAGCTATTGGTTCGTGAAGAAAAGGCCAGAAAACAGATTGTTTCTCCCCTTCTGTCAAATATCGGACTGACGCCTGGGCAGGGACATGCCAGGGTCTTATATCACCTTTTACAAAAGGATCATGTCACCCAAAAAGAGCTGGCAGACCGATGCCTTTTCGATGCCGCAACCATGTCAAGAAATATAGACAAGCTGCAGGATATGGGGTTCCTTCTCAGGGAAAATAATCCGGACTGCAGACGTTCCGTTTTGATCAGTCTGACAGAAAAAGGGGTTGCTGAAGCCGAAGAGGTAAGAAAAGTTTTTCAGCAGTTTGAAGAGCTTATCTGCTCTGGTATCCCAGAAGACGAAATAGCCGTATTCTGTAAAGTATTAATGAAAATGTGTGATAATCTGGAAGCTTATTAA
- a CDS encoding (2Fe-2S) ferredoxin domain-containing protein produces the protein MRVTICIGSACHLKGSRDIIAQLQTLVKENRLEDKVDLNGSFCCGDCVNGVCVTVEGQLYSLKPEDTKEFFDKEIMGRL, from the coding sequence ATGAGAGTAACAATTTGTATAGGGAGCGCATGCCATTTAAAGGGTTCCAGAGACATTATCGCCCAGCTGCAGACCCTTGTGAAAGAGAACCGCCTGGAGGATAAGGTGGACTTAAATGGTTCCTTTTGCTGCGGTGACTGCGTAAATGGCGTCTGTGTGACCGTGGAGGGTCAATTATACTCTTTAAAACCAGAAGATACAAAGGAGTTTTTTGACAAAGAAATCATGGGGAGGCTGTAA
- a CDS encoding ABC transporter permease subunit: MKPTALPVKKAGIIFLWLLAWQAASLFVRNSIILVGPLEVIQALWIQAAMSGFWKTIAFSFGKISLGFLLAFGTGILAGGAAWRFPLLKDLLEPLMSLIKSVPVASFVILALIWVGSENLSVFIAFLVVFPIIYINTMAGFMSTDPKLLEMARVFHMQGKKKLLYIYRPALLPYLISGCRVALGMGWKSGVAAEVIGVPNHSIGEKLYMAKIYLSTADLFAWTLVIIIISALFEKFFLWLLSLADAGQKSHKKQEV, encoded by the coding sequence ATGAAACCAACAGCTCTCCCGGTTAAAAAGGCCGGTATCATCTTTCTCTGGCTTCTGGCATGGCAGGCGGCAAGCCTGTTCGTGCGCAACAGCATCATACTGGTAGGCCCTTTGGAGGTAATCCAGGCTTTATGGATTCAGGCAGCCATGTCCGGCTTCTGGAAAACCATTGCCTTCTCCTTTGGAAAGATAAGCCTTGGATTCCTCCTGGCTTTTGGAACAGGAATCCTGGCCGGGGGAGCTGCATGGCGTTTCCCCCTTTTAAAGGACTTGCTGGAACCGCTTATGTCCCTTATCAAGTCGGTTCCGGTGGCTTCCTTTGTCATACTGGCCCTGATCTGGGTAGGTTCTGAAAATTTGTCCGTTTTTATTGCCTTTCTTGTGGTATTCCCCATCATTTACATAAATACCATGGCAGGATTTATGAGTACGGATCCAAAGCTTTTGGAAATGGCCCGGGTTTTCCATATGCAAGGCAAAAAGAAGCTCTTATATATTTACCGCCCCGCCCTTCTCCCCTACCTCATAAGCGGCTGCAGGGTGGCTTTGGGCATGGGCTGGAAATCCGGAGTCGCCGCAGAGGTGATTGGAGTCCCAAACCATTCCATCGGCGAAAAGCTCTATATGGCAAAAATTTATTTAAGTACTGCAGATCTTTTTGCCTGGACCCTTGTCATTATCATAATCAGTGCCCTTTTCGAAAAATTCTTTTTATGGCTTTTAAGCCTTGCAGATGCCGGCCAAAAATCCCATAAAAAACAGGAGGTTTGA
- a CDS encoding ABC transporter ATP-binding protein, with product MKNLFFYTKKYKKEFILAIIFIEAETIFELVIPMIMADIIDVGVANGDRNYIFLKGFQMVFFAVLSLFLGHACARYTAICGNGVGAQIRMAEFQKMQSYSFANTDRFSTPSLVTRLTSDITTIQNSITNGMRPGFRSPVMMMTALIVSFRLNAELAVVFLIAAPVLAVILFTIIKNVKPLYAKMQGAVDLVNRIIQENLIAIRVVKAYVRGDYEISKFKEGNMNLQNSSERSFSLAALNMPALQFIMYGTILSILWFGGNLVMIGNMKVGALTSFLSYVLQVLNSLMMFSNVFLLFTRSLTSWKRISEVLEEEPTINDDRAKDISIKEGKIRFENVYFKYKEDAKEYVLSDISFEIGPGETVGIIGQTGAAKSTLVQLIPRLYEVTSGNIIIDSHPIYEYTQDHLRDSIAMVLQKNTLFSGSVKENLYWGKEDATDEEIERACSIACVDEFIGRLDHGYDTELGQGGVNVSGGQKQRLCIARAILKAPKVLILDDSTSALDTETEAKIKEGLEKSLPGMTKIIISQRISSIMDADQIIILDDGKINAIGTHEQLLADNEIYQDIYFSQQKGGGQSL from the coding sequence ATGAAAAACTTATTTTTCTATACAAAAAAATACAAAAAAGAATTCATTCTTGCAATCATCTTTATTGAGGCTGAAACCATTTTTGAATTAGTTATCCCCATGATTATGGCTGATATCATTGATGTGGGAGTTGCAAACGGTGATAGAAATTACATATTTCTAAAGGGATTTCAAATGGTATTCTTTGCCGTTCTTTCTCTTTTTCTGGGCCATGCATGCGCCCGGTATACCGCAATCTGCGGAAATGGTGTGGGGGCCCAGATCCGAATGGCTGAGTTTCAGAAAATGCAGTCTTATTCTTTCGCTAACACGGACCGGTTCAGCACCCCTTCTCTGGTAACAAGGCTTACAAGCGATATTACCACGATCCAGAATTCCATTACAAACGGAATGCGTCCCGGTTTCCGTTCTCCAGTGATGATGATGACGGCATTGATCGTTTCTTTCCGGTTGAATGCGGAACTGGCTGTGGTATTTTTAATTGCGGCCCCTGTACTGGCCGTTATTTTATTCACAATTATCAAAAACGTAAAACCCTTATATGCAAAAATGCAGGGAGCCGTTGATCTTGTGAACCGGATCATTCAGGAGAATCTGATTGCCATCCGCGTAGTAAAGGCTTATGTCCGGGGAGATTATGAGATAAGTAAATTTAAAGAGGGAAACATGAATTTACAGAATTCCTCCGAAAGGTCCTTTTCCCTGGCGGCCTTAAATATGCCTGCCTTACAGTTTATTATGTACGGGACCATATTAAGTATCCTGTGGTTCGGCGGAAACCTGGTTATGATCGGAAACATGAAGGTAGGCGCACTGACCAGCTTTCTCAGCTACGTGCTGCAAGTGCTTAATTCCCTTATGATGTTTTCCAATGTGTTTCTTTTGTTTACCCGGTCCTTAACCTCATGGAAGAGGATTTCAGAAGTCTTAGAGGAGGAACCGACCATTAATGATGACCGGGCAAAGGATATCTCCATCAAGGAAGGAAAAATCCGGTTTGAAAACGTATATTTTAAATACAAGGAAGATGCAAAGGAATATGTTCTTTCTGATATTTCCTTTGAGATTGGTCCCGGTGAGACCGTTGGAATCATTGGTCAGACAGGTGCAGCCAAAAGTACCCTGGTACAGCTGATTCCAAGACTCTATGAGGTGACAAGCGGTAATATTATTATTGACAGCCATCCCATATACGAATATACCCAGGATCATTTAAGGGATTCCATTGCCATGGTGTTACAGAAAAACACCCTTTTTTCCGGCTCAGTGAAGGAAAATCTTTACTGGGGAAAAGAGGATGCAACGGATGAAGAAATAGAAAGAGCATGCAGCATTGCCTGTGTGGACGAATTCATCGGCCGCCTGGACCATGGATATGATACGGAGCTGGGGCAGGGAGGTGTTAATGTCTCAGGCGGACAGAAACAGCGGCTTTGCATTGCAAGAGCCATCTTAAAAGCGCCAAAGGTGCTTATTCTGGATGATTCCACAAGCGCCCTTGATACTGAGACAGAAGCAAAAATAAAAGAAGGTTTGGAAAAATCCCTTCCTGGAATGACAAAGATCATTATCAGCCAGCGGATCTCCTCTATCATGGATGCCGACCAGATCATTATTCTTGATGACGGAAAAATAAATGCCATTGGAACCCATGAACAGCTTCTGGCTGATAATGAAATATATCAGGATATTTATTTTTCCCAGCAGAAAGGAGGCGGCCAGTCCTTATGA